The Triticum aestivum cultivar Chinese Spring chromosome 3A, IWGSC CS RefSeq v2.1, whole genome shotgun sequence genome includes a region encoding these proteins:
- the LOC123062570 gene encoding protein NUCLEAR FUSION DEFECTIVE 4 (The sequence of the model RefSeq protein was modified relative to this genomic sequence to represent the inferred CDS: added 57 bases not found in genome assembly), whose protein sequence is MVFDAVSGSGGGSPAAAAAPKGPLRVIFTPWFARQVAVGRWFTVFASFAILTASGATYIFSIYSKTLKSSLGYNQQTLNTISFFKDLGANLGVFSGLINEVTPPWVVLAIGAAMNLVGYLMVYLAVDGRTARPPVWLVCLYIFIGANSQSFANTGALVTCVKNFPESRGIVLGILKGFVGLSGAVYTQLYLAFYGDDTKSLILLIAWLPAAISVVFVHTIRIMPYPRRRGGQETSGDPFFCFLYISIALACYLLVMIVVQKQFTFSHGAYSIAAAALLIVLFLPLCVVIKQEYKIYRERELEAALLANDPPPTITVAGEPAQVEMSTGAKAEQQASSEQPPPSSCSFGGCVKNMFRPPARGEDYTILQALVSVDMLVLFVATICGVGGTLTAIDNMGQIGQSLGYPAKSINTFVSLISIWNYAGRVTSGFASEVLLERYKFPRTLMLTGVLLLACAGHVLIALGVPQSLYVASVIIGFCFGAQWPLVFAIISEVFGLKYYSTLYNFGGMASPVGSYILNVLVAGRLYDAEADKQPGGGFTAGGGRDKVCLGVECFKRSFLIIAAATVFGALVSLVLVWRTWSFYKGDIYARFRDGAGERHDGRLPVGQGRKPAEEESSPVNATKVEAQKALQA, encoded by the coding sequence ccgaagGGCCCGCTCCGCGTCATCTTCACGCCGTGGTTCGCGCGGCAGGTCGCCGTGGGGCGGTGGTTCACGGTGTTCGCGAGCTTCGCCATCCTCACGGCGTCGGGGGCGACCTACATCTTCAGCATCTACTCCAAGACGCTCAAGTCGTCGCTGGGGTACAACCAGCAGACGCTCAACACCATCTCCTTCTTCAAGGACCTCGGCGCCAACCTCGGCGTCTTCTCCGGGCTCATCAACGAGGTCACGCCCCCGTGGGTCGTGCTCGCCATTGGCGCCGCCATGAACCTCGTCGGCTACCTCATGGTCTACCTCGCCGTCGACGGCCGCACCGCCCGCCCGCCCGTCTGGCTCGTCTGCCTCTACATCTTCATCGGCGCCAACTCGCAGTCCTTCGCCAACACCGGCGCGCTCGTCACCTGCGTCAAGAACTTCCCGGAGAGCCGCGGCATCGTGCTCGGGATACTCAAGGGCTTCGTCGGCCTCAGCGGCGCCGTCTACACGCAGCTCTACCTCGCCTTCTACGGCGACGACACCAAGTCGCTCATCCTCCTCATCGCGTGGCTGCCGGCGGCCATCTCCGTCGTGTTCGTGCACACCATACGGATCATGCCGTACCCGCGCCGCCGCGGCGGGCAGGAGACCAGCGGCGACCccttcttctgcttcctctacATCTCCATCGCGCTCGCCTGCTACCTGCTCGTCATGATCGTCGTGCAGAAGCAGTTTACCTTCTCCCACGGAGCCTACTCCATCGCCGCCGCAGCGCtgctcatcgtcctcttcctcccgcTCTGCGTGGTCATCAAGCAGGAGTACAAGATTTACCGCGAGCGCGAACTGGAGGCCGCCCTCCTCGCCAACGACCCGCCGCCAACCATCACGGTGGCTGGCGAGCCAGCACAGGTCGAAATGTCCACCGGCGCCAAAGCAGAGCAGCAGGCATCGTCGGAGCAGCCGCCGCCCTCTTCGTGCTCTTTCGGCGGGTGCGTGAAGAACATGTTCCGGCCGCCGGCGAGGGGGGAGGACTACACGATCCTGCAGGCGCTGGTGAGCGTGGACATGCTGGTGCTGTTCGTGGCGACCATCTGCGGCGTCGGCGGCACGCTGACGGCGATCGACAACATGGGCCAGATCGGGCAGTCGCTGGGGTACCCGGCCAAGAGCATCAACACCTTCGTGTCCCTCATCAGCATCTGGAACTACGCCGGCCGCGTCACGTCAGGCTTCGCCTCGGAGGTCTTGCTGGAGCGGTACAAGTTCCCCCGCACGCTGATGCTCACCGGCGTGCTCCTGCTCGCCTGCGCCGGGCACGTCCTGATCGCGCTCGGCGTGCCGCAGTCGCTCTACGTGGCGTCCGTGATCATCGGGTTCTGCTTCGGCGCGCAGTGGCCGCTCGTGTTCGCCATCATCTCCGAGGTGTTCGGGCTCAAGTACTACTCCACGCTCTACAACTTCGGCGGCATGGCCAGCCCCGTGGGGTCCTACATCCTGAACGTGCTGGTGGCCGGGAGGCTCTACGACGCGGAGGCCGACAAGCAGCCCGGCGGCGGGTTCACGGCGGGAGGCGGGCGCGACAAGGTGTGCCTGGGGGTGGAGTGCTTCAAGCGGTCGTTCCTGATCATCGCGGCGGCCACCGTGTTCGGCGCGCTGGTGTCGCTGGTGCTGGTGTGGAGGACGTGGAGCTTCTACAAGGGGGACATCTACGCGAGGTTCCGGGACGGCGCCGGCGAGAGACACGACGGCCGCCTGCCCGTCGGCCAAGGCCGGAAGCCGGCGGAGGAGGAGTCATCCCCAGTCAATGCCACAAAGGTGGAAGCTCAGAAGGCTTTGCAGGCTTGA